A genomic window from Sphingobacterium spiritivorum includes:
- a CDS encoding Nramp family divalent metal transporter: MSTQPTNTPKAKINLLSVLGPGIITAALVFGPSKMTITSKMGADYGYDLLWVIILAIFFMMVFTTMAARIGAQHSDSLLTLIKNKFGKPVAIFIGLGIFLVAISFQSGNSTGVAISVGEATGSNPKIWIVVFNVLGILLLFFRSFYKVLEKLMLVLIIIMLFSFLTTAILVQPNLIDMSKGIIPGIPDGSMVLIIAFIASCFSLVGAFYQSYLVQERKKMGASNQQNGTEMLGSRVGIIILGIMSTGVLVCAANILHPQGIKVNSATEMGKALEPLFGDYASQLFYIGLFGASFSSLIGNAVLGGSLLGDTFGYGNNLNNKMVKLFISIVMIFGSIIALAFGKLPLELIVFAQSITTLLVPFIGFTLYLIGNDKTLMKERVNSTSTKIWGALGLILIIGLAVSNLITLIK; the protein is encoded by the coding sequence ATGTCAACACAACCTACAAACACTCCTAAAGCTAAAATAAACTTGCTTTCTGTACTCGGTCCCGGTATTATTACCGCAGCCCTGGTATTTGGCCCCAGTAAAATGACCATTACTTCCAAAATGGGGGCCGACTATGGCTACGACCTGCTATGGGTCATTATTCTCGCCATTTTCTTTATGATGGTATTCACCACAATGGCTGCAAGGATAGGTGCACAGCATAGTGACTCTCTGCTTACCCTGATAAAAAACAAATTCGGGAAGCCTGTAGCTATATTCATAGGCCTGGGAATATTCCTGGTCGCTATATCTTTTCAATCAGGCAATTCTACCGGAGTAGCGATATCAGTAGGTGAAGCTACAGGGTCCAATCCGAAGATCTGGATAGTGGTATTCAATGTTCTCGGGATACTGTTATTATTCTTTCGATCTTTTTATAAAGTGTTGGAAAAGCTCATGTTGGTATTGATTATTATCATGCTGTTTTCATTTCTTACCACTGCCATACTGGTACAGCCTAACCTGATTGACATGAGCAAAGGGATTATCCCAGGTATACCGGATGGCTCGATGGTACTCATTATTGCATTTATAGCGTCCTGTTTTTCACTTGTAGGAGCTTTTTACCAATCCTATTTGGTACAGGAACGTAAAAAAATGGGTGCTTCCAATCAGCAAAACGGGACGGAAATGTTGGGAAGCCGGGTCGGAATTATTATTCTCGGTATTATGAGTACAGGCGTACTGGTATGTGCGGCTAATATTCTGCATCCGCAAGGAATCAAAGTTAACTCAGCTACAGAAATGGGGAAAGCTCTGGAACCCTTATTCGGAGACTATGCTTCACAGCTTTTCTATATAGGCCTGTTCGGAGCTTCCTTTTCATCCCTGATCGGGAATGCCGTGCTGGGGGGTTCTCTGTTAGGCGATACTTTCGGATACGGCAACAATCTGAACAATAAAATGGTGAAATTATTTATCTCCATTGTTATGATTTTCGGATCTATAATCGCTCTGGCATTTGGCAAGCTTCCTCTGGAGCTCATTGTCTTTGCGCAGAGTATTACCACCTTACTCGTTCCGTTTATCGGTTTCACTTTATATCTGATAGGAAATGATAAAACGCTCATGAAGGAACGCGTCAACTCAACATCAACCAAAATATGGGGTGCTTTGGGCCTGATCCTGATCATAGGTCTGGCTGTAAGTAACCTGATCACTTTAATAAAATAA
- a CDS encoding dihydrodipicolinate synthase family protein: MKKLDPILKQLLHEGTVIPAHPLALHEDRSIDEEGQRLLSRYYMASGAGGIAVAVHSTQFEIRDPKINLFETVLQWAAEEVQKANLDRPFIKVAGICGPTEQAVREAETAVRYNYDIGLLSMGGLQDWTEEQILERVRKVAEIMPVFGFYLQPSVGGRIFSYAFWQAFVEIDNVEAIKCASFNRYQTLDVMRALANSSRRNDIAMYTGNDDNIIADLLSTYRFPVNGESVEINFKGGLLGHWAVWTQKAVDLMQKIKEYRKHKTNEKADDLLSRNIEVTDANAAFFDPAHHFHGCIPGIHEVLRRQGLMKGIWCLNPNEKLSPGQKEEIDRIYIEYPHLNDDVFVQEFLKKN, translated from the coding sequence ATGAAAAAATTAGATCCCATTTTAAAACAGCTTTTACACGAAGGCACTGTCATTCCGGCTCATCCGCTGGCTCTGCATGAGGATCGCAGTATCGATGAAGAAGGTCAGCGTCTGTTATCCAGATACTATATGGCAAGTGGTGCCGGAGGTATCGCAGTAGCTGTACATTCGACTCAGTTTGAAATCCGCGATCCGAAGATAAATCTCTTCGAAACCGTACTTCAGTGGGCCGCGGAAGAAGTGCAGAAAGCAAACTTAGACCGTCCCTTTATTAAAGTAGCCGGTATCTGCGGACCTACAGAACAAGCCGTACGGGAAGCAGAAACTGCCGTACGATACAACTATGACATCGGACTACTGAGTATGGGCGGATTGCAGGACTGGACGGAAGAACAGATTCTGGAACGGGTACGCAAAGTCGCTGAGATCATGCCTGTATTCGGATTTTATCTCCAGCCATCCGTAGGCGGAAGAATATTTTCCTATGCATTCTGGCAGGCATTCGTAGAGATTGACAATGTAGAAGCCATTAAATGTGCTTCATTCAACCGCTATCAGACTTTAGATGTAATGCGGGCACTGGCCAATTCATCCCGAAGAAATGACATCGCAATGTATACCGGCAACGACGACAATATTATTGCCGATCTGCTATCTACTTACCGGTTTCCGGTAAATGGGGAATCTGTAGAAATAAACTTTAAAGGCGGTCTGCTCGGACACTGGGCTGTATGGACGCAGAAGGCTGTAGACCTGATGCAAAAAATAAAGGAATACCGTAAACACAAAACCAATGAGAAAGCAGACGATCTGCTATCCCGAAACATAGAAGTAACGGATGCTAATGCTGCATTTTTTGACCCTGCACACCACTTTCATGGATGTATCCCCGGCATTCATGAAGTATTGAGACGACAAGGCCTGATGAAAGGTATATGGTGTCTCAATCCAAATGAAAAACTGTCCCCCGGACAA
- a CDS encoding PQQ-dependent sugar dehydrogenase, which produces MLRFNTFIILAVIVFMASCGPKKLPENAEFVQLQQTVLSLTPEADSLDVPWDLQYDQAAHAIIFSEIAGEIKKLDLKTSKVENLITIPEVYHQRTLGLLGMALFQEKGSPSYLYLSYTSKSNDSIFSNLVRYDYSTTSKLSNPKTLLKIPGNTGHNGSRIIVTHDQKIIWATGDAASDTYAQDSTSLNGKILRLNPDGSIPKNNPIPGSYVYAWGFRNMQGLTQSPTGNIYTSEHGDAIEDEINLIRPLHNYGWPQIEGMHDTETEKAIATKSPRTEPIRSWTPVIAPAGLAYYGNDAIPEWKNALLLTTLKSQSLRILKLSDDGSRIVDEDILFSDKLGRLRSVLVLPDGDIYFCSSNRDWNPQKGFPKPADDVIYKLSKTDVRPEKTIKPTKPVAQTTKSGQELYKAYCASCHKDDGSGVPSSFPPLKQSALVNGAPEPLIHILLKGLTNQKTGKVQYEGAMPAFSFLRDEEIASIATYIRSNFNNQASAISATQVKSNR; this is translated from the coding sequence ATGCTTAGATTTAACACCTTTATTATACTTGCTGTTATTGTGTTTATGGCATCCTGTGGACCTAAAAAACTACCTGAAAATGCTGAATTTGTGCAATTGCAGCAGACAGTACTGTCCCTGACACCGGAAGCAGACAGCCTGGATGTTCCCTGGGATTTACAATATGATCAGGCAGCTCATGCGATTATATTTTCGGAAATAGCCGGAGAAATCAAAAAACTGGATCTTAAAACATCAAAAGTTGAAAACCTGATTACTATCCCGGAAGTATATCATCAACGTACACTGGGATTACTGGGTATGGCTTTATTTCAGGAAAAAGGATCACCTTCTTATCTGTATCTTTCTTACACGTCCAAATCCAACGACAGCATCTTTTCAAATCTGGTGCGCTATGATTACAGTACCACGAGCAAATTAAGTAATCCAAAGACACTGCTCAAAATCCCCGGAAATACTGGACATAATGGCTCCCGCATAATTGTTACGCATGATCAGAAAATAATCTGGGCTACCGGTGATGCAGCCAGCGATACGTATGCACAAGACAGCACCTCTCTCAACGGTAAAATCCTGCGACTCAATCCGGACGGGTCTATCCCGAAAAACAATCCGATCCCGGGCAGCTATGTGTATGCATGGGGATTCAGAAATATGCAGGGACTGACACAGTCTCCCACCGGAAATATCTATACATCAGAACACGGAGATGCCATTGAAGATGAAATAAACCTCATACGACCACTGCATAACTATGGCTGGCCACAAATAGAAGGTATGCACGATACGGAAACGGAAAAAGCTATTGCTACAAAATCTCCGCGTACGGAGCCTATCCGTTCATGGACACCGGTCATCGCTCCGGCAGGGCTGGCTTACTATGGTAACGATGCGATCCCGGAATGGAAAAATGCATTACTGTTAACAACCTTAAAAAGTCAATCGTTACGTATCCTGAAGCTCTCGGATGACGGCAGCCGGATTGTAGATGAAGATATATTGTTTTCAGATAAGCTGGGCAGACTAAGGTCGGTACTGGTGCTGCCGGATGGTGATATATACTTTTGCAGCAGCAACAGGGACTGGAATCCGCAAAAAGGATTTCCGAAACCTGCCGATGATGTGATCTATAAATTAAGTAAAACGGATGTTCGTCCCGAAAAAACGATCAAACCGACAAAGCCTGTTGCCCAGACGACCAAAAGTGGTCAGGAGTTGTATAAAGCCTATTGTGCTTCCTGCCACAAGGATGACGGCAGCGGAGTACCGTCCTCCTTCCCTCCTCTGAAACAATCGGCCCTTGTCAACGGAGCTCCTGAACCCCTGATCCATATCCTGTTAAAAGGATTGACGAACCAGAAGACAGGCAAAGTACAATATGAAGGCGCAATGCCTGCCTTCTCATTTCTCAGGGATGAGGAGATTGCATCGATTGCAACTTATATCCGCAGCAATTTTAACAACCAGGCAAGTGCCATCTCTGCTACCCAAGTAAAATCTAACCGATAA
- a CDS encoding SusC/RagA family TonB-linked outer membrane protein — protein sequence MKTNINRNRLFGKTKNHLFIIPVIQLLALSPSITFATGTHPVKDPHARGMTGRIQVYATSFQQTTVKGRVVDGNGNGLGSVEVRNLTSNVVALTQADGSFNIVAAPSDKLQFRLIGFLSQVKDAKDAASVTLQTSLEELDEVVVVGYGTQKKVNLTGSVASVKIDEAVTSRSMSNVSSALQGLLPGLAVSQNSGMAGNNAADLMIRGLGTVNNAGPLIVVDGMPDVSLNRININDVESVSVLKDAASASVYGSRAANGVILITTKTGNRNAKPKISASGSWTLVKPTQSFEFLSNYAKALTATQRAQAATTLPGNFQFKNGTIDQWLALSMIDPKRYPNTDWWDVILRDGKSNTYNVSVNGGGENSNYYVSFGALDEKGIQIENDFKRYNAAFNFDLKVTNTINTGVKFSGNWSKYHYNYEEGMTANSPNGLDIFTAPAGILPFDPVTGYYGGAMAYNESSQSTNPYADYLVRNRNTMNQKEAYLNGYLDWKPFQGFTAHVDYSLKYNNRFDWRADLPTRAYNFQLDDWGPRIYVGNNEPIYNVDREGYKTQLTGRLNYERKFGDHDLSIMGAYSEEFWSDRYLSASRGDRLNPLLHEIDGALNNVQTTGGSSDNEGLRSYIGRIGYIAFNKYLLETNFRVDGSSKFLKGDQYGFFPSASAGWRFTEESFFSDLKSKIALSTGKLRASYGALGNNSGVGRYEQQELLTASNYISGGVPVIGLTNKKFINYNLTWERTNVLNLGMDLVFFNNRLSWEVDYYDRLTKGMNRPSDVSIHLSGAYIAPRRNIGDMRNRGVESNLTWTDRKQDFQYMVNFNFSKNSNRLLSWNEQLPKGSTFLDMPYNFVYAFESLGIAQTWEDVYKAAPQGASPGDVLIKDVNGDGKIDINDRVAYPKSQLGRPSTNYALRGSASWKGFDFAFLLQGATGRKEFWMNRINSPFIGTTNQAITEDQWNNTWNLDNRDADYPRLLPSTLGSTSTSNYLSTHWLQDLSYLRVKNIQLGYTFSNGIVKRLGVNKLRVYGSADNLAVITSFKGLDPEKSSYANDAYPITKTFVLGLNVEL from the coding sequence ATGAAAACAAACATTAACCGGAACAGGCTTTTTGGTAAAACAAAAAACCATCTTTTTATCATTCCAGTTATTCAACTTCTGGCACTCAGCCCTTCTATTACTTTTGCTACGGGGACACATCCTGTTAAAGATCCGCATGCTAGAGGTATGACCGGTCGTATACAGGTGTATGCTACTTCTTTTCAACAGACGACAGTCAAAGGGAGGGTAGTAGATGGCAATGGAAACGGACTGGGGAGTGTAGAAGTAAGAAATCTGACCAGTAATGTAGTTGCACTGACACAGGCAGATGGTAGTTTCAACATCGTTGCAGCACCATCTGACAAGTTACAGTTCAGACTTATCGGTTTTCTGTCACAAGTAAAGGACGCCAAAGATGCGGCATCCGTGACACTGCAGACTTCACTGGAAGAACTTGATGAAGTTGTCGTTGTCGGATACGGAACACAGAAGAAAGTCAACCTGACCGGTTCTGTGGCTTCGGTGAAGATCGATGAAGCCGTAACCAGCAGATCGATGTCTAATGTTTCTTCTGCTTTACAAGGACTACTTCCCGGATTGGCCGTAAGCCAAAACTCAGGAATGGCAGGGAATAATGCCGCAGATCTGATGATTCGCGGGTTGGGAACAGTCAATAATGCCGGACCATTGATCGTCGTAGACGGAATGCCGGATGTCAGTCTCAACCGGATTAATATCAATGACGTGGAAAGTGTATCCGTATTGAAAGATGCTGCTTCAGCCTCTGTGTATGGTTCCCGGGCAGCAAACGGGGTTATTCTGATTACAACAAAGACCGGAAATCGAAATGCTAAACCTAAAATAAGCGCTTCAGGAAGCTGGACCCTGGTGAAACCAACACAGAGTTTTGAGTTTTTGAGTAATTACGCAAAGGCATTGACAGCCACGCAGCGTGCGCAGGCTGCCACGACTTTGCCGGGCAACTTTCAGTTCAAAAACGGAACTATAGATCAATGGCTTGCATTGAGTATGATCGATCCTAAGCGCTATCCGAATACCGACTGGTGGGATGTGATCCTTCGCGACGGAAAATCCAATACCTATAATGTATCAGTAAACGGCGGAGGTGAAAATTCAAACTACTATGTCTCTTTCGGGGCTCTTGATGAAAAAGGTATTCAGATCGAGAATGATTTCAAACGCTATAACGCCGCATTCAACTTTGATCTGAAAGTGACCAATACTATTAATACCGGTGTTAAATTTTCAGGTAACTGGTCCAAATATCATTACAACTACGAAGAGGGGATGACCGCAAATAGTCCGAATGGTCTGGATATCTTTACCGCACCTGCCGGTATTCTTCCTTTTGATCCTGTGACCGGCTATTATGGCGGTGCTATGGCCTACAATGAAAGTTCCCAGTCTACCAATCCTTATGCGGATTATCTGGTTCGCAACAGGAATACCATGAATCAGAAAGAAGCTTATCTGAATGGATACCTGGACTGGAAACCTTTTCAGGGATTTACGGCCCATGTAGATTATTCTTTAAAATATAACAACAGATTTGACTGGCGTGCGGATCTGCCTACACGGGCATATAATTTTCAGTTAGACGACTGGGGACCACGAATCTATGTGGGAAATAATGAACCTATTTATAATGTAGACAGAGAAGGTTATAAAACCCAATTAACAGGAAGATTAAACTATGAGCGCAAATTCGGTGATCATGATCTTTCTATTATGGGGGCTTACAGTGAGGAATTCTGGAGTGACCGCTATCTCTCTGCCAGCAGAGGGGATCGTCTGAATCCGCTGTTGCATGAAATTGATGGCGCATTGAATAATGTGCAGACTACAGGAGGTTCTTCTGACAATGAAGGTCTGCGCTCCTATATAGGTCGTATAGGCTATATTGCCTTCAACAAATATCTGTTGGAAACTAATTTCCGTGTAGACGGATCCTCTAAATTCCTCAAAGGAGATCAGTATGGATTTTTCCCTTCCGCATCTGCAGGATGGCGTTTTACGGAAGAAAGTTTCTTCTCGGATCTGAAATCTAAAATTGCGCTGAGCACAGGTAAGCTACGTGCTTCGTATGGTGCATTGGGTAACAACAGTGGTGTGGGCAGATATGAACAACAGGAATTGCTGACAGCAAGTAATTATATTTCTGGTGGAGTGCCTGTTATCGGTCTTACGAATAAGAAATTTATCAACTATAACCTGACCTGGGAACGTACAAACGTGTTGAATCTGGGGATGGACCTTGTTTTCTTCAACAACAGACTATCCTGGGAAGTAGATTACTACGATCGTCTGACTAAAGGAATGAACCGCCCTTCGGATGTTTCTATCCACCTGAGTGGTGCATACATCGCTCCGAGAAGAAATATAGGAGATATGCGCAACAGGGGTGTAGAATCCAATCTGACATGGACAGATCGTAAGCAAGACTTCCAGTACATGGTCAATTTTAATTTTTCTAAAAACTCAAACCGCCTGCTTTCCTGGAATGAACAATTGCCTAAAGGCTCTACTTTCCTGGATATGCCTTATAATTTTGTTTATGCCTTTGAGTCTCTGGGTATTGCGCAGACCTGGGAAGATGTCTATAAAGCTGCTCCTCAGGGTGCTTCTCCGGGAGATGTGCTGATCAAAGATGTAAACGGAGATGGTAAGATCGATATCAATGACCGTGTAGCTTACCCTAAATCGCAATTAGGAAGACCAAGTACCAACTATGCGTTGAGAGGAAGTGCAAGCTGGAAAGGATTTGATTTTGCATTCCTGCTTCAGGGAGCGACCGGACGTAAAGAGTTTTGGATGAACAGAATTAATAGTCCGTTTATCGGTACCACTAATCAGGCTATCACCGAGGATCAGTGGAACAATACCTGGAACCTGGATAACAGAGATGCTGACTATCCGAGATTGTTGCCCAGCACATTGGGTTCTACAAGTACCAGCAATTACCTGAGTACGCATTGGTTACAGGATCTGTCTTATCTGCGTGTCAAGAATATACAGCTGGGGTATACCTTTAGTAACGGGATAGTAAAGCGTCTGGGAGTCAATAAACTAAGAGTATACGGATCCGCTGATAATCTGGCTGTAATTACGAGTTTCAAAGGATTGGATCCGGAGAAAAGTTCGTATGCAAACGATGCATATCCCATTACCAAAACTTTTGTATTAGGACTGAATGTGGAACTATAA
- a CDS encoding DUF4466 family protein, producing the protein MKKLISYIGIVSMLTLFVTACKENSYQIPEAESGLHNDVIKRSMGPNVVGTNIEFAYAMALLPTEGKIVSATVEASIAGASGTYLDNKSYYTNNSGVDVGVQIGDPSVTSSTTTTVNFSRDTSAATLRYYYKIPEEARGKTVSFKFSAKASNGQTVTYNLGPYDIRKMDMKLDLVAKDAQACYISIADMAVYDAAYAAQNPDKIDLVYLYRVIPNIDFKHAVVAPSANAIYLPGVTLPAAVKNNTKLIKAWTVRDQQLARLQYGVFVDDLDLIQKDFADAPDFAVNVRNEGGLWVETADKKYRAYVYINSSTDATKELKISMKRLAMN; encoded by the coding sequence ATGAAGAAATTAATAAGTTATATCGGAATCGTTAGCATGCTTACGCTGTTTGTAACGGCATGTAAAGAAAATTCCTATCAGATTCCTGAAGCGGAATCCGGATTGCATAACGATGTGATCAAACGATCCATGGGGCCTAATGTTGTCGGTACAAATATTGAATTCGCCTATGCGATGGCATTATTGCCCACAGAAGGTAAGATCGTCTCGGCTACAGTGGAAGCTTCCATTGCCGGAGCCAGCGGTACATATCTGGACAATAAGTCATATTACACGAATAATTCGGGAGTAGATGTAGGTGTGCAGATCGGAGATCCTTCTGTCACAAGCAGTACGACCACTACAGTCAATTTTTCAAGAGATACAAGTGCTGCTACCTTACGGTACTATTATAAAATACCGGAAGAAGCCCGCGGAAAGACTGTTTCCTTTAAGTTTTCAGCAAAAGCAAGCAACGGACAGACGGTGACCTATAATCTAGGTCCGTATGATATCCGTAAAATGGATATGAAACTTGATCTCGTTGCTAAGGATGCACAGGCCTGCTATATCTCTATTGCAGACATGGCAGTATATGATGCTGCATATGCGGCTCAGAATCCTGATAAAATCGATTTGGTATACCTGTATCGTGTTATTCCGAATATAGATTTTAAGCATGCTGTGGTAGCTCCGTCAGCTAATGCTATCTATTTACCGGGAGTAACGCTGCCTGCAGCAGTCAAAAATAACACAAAGCTGATCAAAGCATGGACAGTACGTGATCAGCAGCTGGCGCGTCTGCAGTACGGTGTATTCGTGGATGATCTGGATCTGATACAGAAAGACTTTGCGGATGCCCCTGATTTCGCTGTCAATGTGCGTAATGAAGGCGGACTGTGGGTGGAGACAGCGGATAAGAAGTATAGAGCATATGTGTATATCAATAGTTCAACTGATGCAACAAAAGAATTGAAAATCAGTATGAAAAGATTAGCGATGAACTAA
- a CDS encoding NAD-dependent epimerase/dehydratase family protein — protein sequence MNRDLVQLEEEILAPSAALIADIKRIEGDIMLLGIGGKMGPSMGRLAVRAIREAGLSKRVIGVSRFSDNKVKSELEAYGIETISCDLLNQEELQQLPQVPNIIYLAGHKFGTTGNEDFTWAMNTYLPGMVAQHFRSSKIVAFSSGNVLPFVPVTSGGVSEESSPEPIGEYAQSCLGRERIFQYFSKKNQTDVLIYRLNYAVDFRYGVLVEIAKAVLQDRPIDLRTENVNVIWQGDANEIALRSLLHCEAPAKMLNVTGPETLSTRWVAERFAAIFGKTVHFEHEPAGTALLNNASECHRLFGYPRVTIREAIDITARWLTEGGELFNKDTHFQERGGKF from the coding sequence ATGAACAGAGACTTAGTACAATTAGAAGAAGAGATCCTGGCTCCTTCTGCCGCACTTATTGCAGATATCAAACGTATAGAAGGTGATATTATGCTCCTCGGCATAGGAGGCAAAATGGGACCAAGCATGGGCAGACTTGCCGTGCGTGCCATTCGGGAAGCCGGATTATCAAAAAGAGTGATCGGGGTTTCCAGATTCTCGGATAACAAGGTCAAATCAGAATTAGAGGCTTATGGTATCGAAACGATATCCTGTGACCTGCTCAATCAGGAGGAGTTACAGCAACTCCCACAGGTACCTAATATTATTTACCTTGCCGGACACAAATTCGGCACAACAGGAAACGAAGATTTTACATGGGCGATGAATACCTATCTGCCGGGTATGGTAGCACAGCATTTCAGGAGCTCTAAAATTGTCGCCTTTTCTTCCGGAAATGTACTTCCCTTTGTCCCTGTCACATCCGGAGGCGTATCGGAAGAATCATCGCCGGAACCTATCGGAGAATATGCGCAATCCTGTCTGGGCCGGGAACGGATTTTTCAGTATTTCTCAAAAAAAAATCAGACAGATGTATTGATCTACAGACTCAACTATGCGGTAGACTTTCGCTACGGTGTACTGGTAGAGATTGCCAAAGCAGTACTTCAGGACAGACCTATTGATCTGCGGACAGAAAATGTAAACGTAATCTGGCAGGGAGATGCTAACGAGATCGCCTTGAGATCCTTACTGCATTGCGAGGCTCCGGCAAAAATGCTCAATGTAACCGGCCCGGAAACACTGTCCACACGTTGGGTTGCGGAGCGATTTGCAGCTATATTTGGTAAGACAGTACATTTTGAACACGAACCAGCCGGTACAGCTCTGCTCAATAATGCTTCCGAGTGTCATCGTCTGTTTGGTTATCCGAGAGTTACTATCCGCGAAGCAATCGATATCACAGCCAGATGGCTTACAGAAGGAGGCGAGCTCTTCAATAAGGATACCCATTTTCAGGAGAGAGGAGGAAAATTCTAA
- a CDS encoding RagB/SusD family nutrient uptake outer membrane protein codes for MRTKLNITVVFSVIIATLTGLSSCRKDLLNQVPTTAPSTQTFWASEDDALSALMGNYAVFRPCFDRDYHFDGHGDFLKVWNVGAAPITMMVNSPSNYGGGASALYRALYGSITHSNYVIENINKLMLPNAKTETSLKNLEAIAGEAKLLRGIAYFRLISLWGDVPYFSHILRDPIEADTVSRMPIARIKDSIMADFTYAYDKLPVKGATLGRAAKPAALAFRGKLQLFWGSWNKNGWPELERFTPSAAVAQEAYRGAAEDFKKVINDYGLRLFRNGEPGEWGEMGKADVLPNYYYMFIPSTGNPNTDGEMIMVLTHGGNGTGQSEEYMRVWTGVSVGLSQNQVVARYEIANRYQSTITGDFLPPMIQVAPTVAGARTMPNSAINPESYRNRDYRMKATLLWDYEKIMGMGTTELTGYVPFIYKTWGAAVTIDGVRYTSFNDNGTNLSGIETRKFVRNYGGQNRSSGDYNWPMMRLADVFLMYAEATNEVGGPQADAIDLVNRVRRRGNLPALSGTKTSSKQAFFDAIEQERIVELFGEGQRAFDLRRWRTIEKVFGAAYGNGKWFQDTYGNNWERFFFNEPELTYQRCYIYQIPETERDRNSRLTQNIPWR; via the coding sequence ATGAGAACGAAATTAAATATAACAGTTGTTTTTAGTGTTATAATAGCAACTCTGACAGGCTTGTCATCATGCCGCAAGGATCTGCTGAATCAGGTGCCTACAACAGCGCCCAGCACACAGACATTTTGGGCAAGTGAAGATGATGCATTGAGTGCCCTCATGGGGAATTACGCTGTTTTTCGCCCCTGCTTTGACCGGGATTATCATTTTGACGGACATGGCGATTTTCTGAAGGTGTGGAATGTAGGAGCTGCACCGATTACAATGATGGTGAATAGCCCCAGCAACTATGGCGGTGGTGCTTCAGCATTATACCGTGCATTATATGGTTCGATTACACATTCAAATTATGTGATCGAGAATATCAATAAGCTTATGCTGCCGAATGCAAAAACGGAGACTTCGCTTAAAAATCTGGAAGCAATAGCCGGAGAAGCGAAACTGTTACGAGGTATCGCTTATTTCAGATTGATTTCACTTTGGGGAGATGTGCCTTATTTTTCACATATTCTGCGTGATCCTATAGAAGCGGATACGGTGTCACGGATGCCTATCGCACGGATCAAAGATTCCATTATGGCTGATTTTACTTATGCATATGATAAACTGCCGGTGAAGGGTGCAACATTAGGTCGTGCCGCCAAACCTGCTGCATTAGCTTTCCGTGGTAAACTGCAGTTATTCTGGGGATCCTGGAATAAAAATGGCTGGCCGGAACTGGAGCGTTTTACGCCATCTGCAGCTGTAGCTCAGGAGGCATACCGCGGTGCTGCAGAGGATTTTAAAAAGGTTATCAACGACTATGGATTACGGTTGTTCCGGAATGGAGAACCGGGTGAATGGGGAGAAATGGGTAAAGCTGATGTACTGCCAAACTATTACTACATGTTTATCCCGTCTACAGGAAACCCGAATACCGACGGAGAGATGATTATGGTACTGACACACGGCGGAAACGGTACAGGTCAGAGTGAAGAGTATATGCGTGTATGGACCGGTGTGTCTGTAGGTTTGTCTCAGAATCAGGTGGTAGCCCGTTATGAGATCGCTAATCGCTACCAGTCGACCATTACTGGAGATTTTCTTCCTCCAATGATACAGGTAGCACCAACTGTAGCAGGTGCGCGTACGATGCCTAATTCAGCCATTAATCCGGAATCTTACCGTAACCGGGATTATCGTATGAAAGCGACTTTGCTTTGGGATTATGAGAAGATCATGGGTATGGGTACTACTGAACTGACAGGCTATGTTCCTTTTATTTACAAGACCTGGGGTGCAGCAGTTACTATTGATGGTGTACGCTATACTTCCTTCAATGATAACGGTACCAACCTGTCCGGAATAGAGACACGTAAGTTTGTGCGTAATTATGGCGGTCAAAACAGAAGCTCAGGAGACTACAACTGGCCGATGATGCGTCTGGCGGACGTATTTTTGATGTATGCAGAGGCTACAAATGAGGTGGGTGGTCCGCAGGCTGATGCAATAGACCTTGTTAACAGAGTGCGTCGTCGCGGTAATCTGCCGGCTTTGTCCGGTACAAAAACCAGTTCTAAGCAAGCATTCTTTGATGCAATAGAGCAGGAGCGTATTGTGGAGTTGTTTGGTGAAGGTCAGCGGGCATTCGATCTGAGACGATGGAGAACCATAGAGAAAGTCTTCGGAGCAGCATATGGCAATGGAAAATGGTTTCAAGATACCTATGGCAACAATTGGGAGCGCTTTTTCTTTAATGAGCCGGAGCTGACCTACCAACGGTGTTATATTTACCAGATCCCGGAGACCGAACGTGACCGCAACAGCCGTCTGACGCAGAATATTCCCTGGAGATAA